A stretch of the Streptococcus himalayensis genome encodes the following:
- a CDS encoding dihydrolipoyl dehydrogenase family protein: protein MYQYDVTLIGSGHASWHAAVDLAKAGKKVAIIEKDVTAGTCTNYGCNAKFLLESPFEFLDGLARYEKAGIAKSGEISWEKLMAYKQEEIGSYVPIMEGIFAHVGIDLLKGQGRLVDAHTVAYGDETITTEFVVIGTGQRPARLNVPGNEFFHDSREFLDLETLPNRMTFIGAGIISLECATMVSKMGKEVHIVEFADRALAAYPESYVATVIEKMTAEGVQFHFGQAVSEAIKTQDAYLVRTASGLAIETDYIVDATGRVSNVEGLGLEELGIETDRGGIVVNEFMQTAVPTIYASGDVVSKTIPKLTPTASFESSYIARHILGEREAIAYPVVPNVVFTLPRIAQVGVTVEEAKQQLDLYHIVEIPFGQKLKFQTKLEEEAHITFIVGKDKTLKGAALLGHEAGELVNLITFIIQQKVTAKDLDQMIFAFPAVTNGILNDLKMALA from the coding sequence ATGTATCAATACGATGTAACCCTTATCGGCTCAGGACATGCTAGCTGGCATGCGGCGGTTGACTTGGCAAAGGCTGGTAAGAAAGTCGCCATTATCGAAAAAGATGTCACTGCCGGAACCTGTACCAATTATGGCTGCAATGCGAAATTTTTGCTCGAAAGTCCTTTTGAATTTTTAGATGGCTTGGCACGGTATGAAAAAGCTGGAATCGCAAAGAGTGGTGAGATTTCTTGGGAAAAATTAATGGCTTACAAGCAAGAAGAAATCGGAAGCTACGTACCAATTATGGAGGGAATATTTGCCCATGTCGGCATTGACCTCTTGAAGGGGCAGGGCCGTTTGGTTGATGCTCACACAGTAGCCTATGGGGATGAAACGATTACAACAGAATTTGTGGTGATCGGAACAGGTCAGCGTCCAGCTAGGTTGAATGTACCGGGGAATGAATTTTTCCATGATAGCCGCGAATTTCTTGATTTAGAAACCTTACCAAATCGCATGACTTTTATTGGAGCGGGGATTATTTCCCTAGAATGTGCGACGATGGTCTCAAAAATGGGTAAAGAAGTTCATATTGTTGAATTTGCGGATCGGGCCTTGGCTGCTTATCCGGAGTCTTATGTAGCTACGGTTATTGAGAAAATGACGGCTGAAGGAGTTCAATTTCATTTTGGGCAAGCTGTGTCAGAAGCTATCAAAACGCAAGATGCCTATCTTGTTCGGACAGCAAGCGGGCTAGCGATTGAGACAGACTATATTGTGGATGCGACAGGACGTGTGTCAAATGTAGAAGGTCTTGGGCTAGAAGAGTTAGGTATTGAGACTGACCGTGGCGGAATTGTGGTCAACGAGTTTATGCAAACAGCTGTCCCAACCATTTATGCGTCTGGGGATGTTGTTTCAAAAACCATTCCGAAATTGACCCCAACGGCTAGCTTTGAGTCAAGCTACATTGCACGCCATATTTTAGGCGAGCGAGAAGCGATTGCTTATCCTGTCGTTCCAAATGTAGTCTTTACACTTCCACGGATTGCCCAAGTCGGAGTCACAGTGGAAGAAGCTAAGCAGCAGCTTGATCTCTACCACATCGTGGAAATACCATTTGGACAAAAATTGAAATTCCAAACAAAATTAGAGGAAGAAGCACACATCACCTTTATTGTTGGCAAAGACAAGACCTTAAAAGGAGCAGCACTTCTTGGACATGAAGCAGGGGAATTAGTCAATTTAATCACATTCATCATTCAGCAAAAGGTAACAGCCAAGGACTTAGATCAGATGATTTTTGCCTTTCCAGCCGTTACGAATGGTATTTTGAATGATTTGAAAATGGCCTTGGCCTAA
- a CDS encoding SDR family oxidoreductase: MTKVIVITGASSGIGEATATLLAKNGAKLVLGARREDQLKAIVQAIQEQGGEAVYAVTDVTKQEQVEALKELALSTFGRVDVWINNAGVMPQAPFMAASVQEWEQAIDINVKGVLYGITASLPVMARQKAGQIINIASVEGHHSHVGGGVYSATKYAVRAISDSLREEMAQMEGNLRCTVISPGAIQTELVGTVADENIKSAYEDFYRSHGISAERVALTIQQAIDLPEDTAWNEVVMRPIKQVL; the protein is encoded by the coding sequence ATGACAAAGGTTATTGTAATTACAGGGGCTTCATCGGGTATTGGAGAAGCAACGGCTACCTTATTAGCAAAAAACGGTGCGAAGCTAGTATTAGGAGCAAGAAGAGAAGACCAGCTAAAAGCCATTGTTCAGGCAATTCAAGAGCAGGGAGGCGAAGCTGTCTATGCAGTGACAGATGTGACGAAGCAGGAGCAAGTTGAGGCCTTGAAAGAGCTAGCCTTGAGCACTTTTGGTCGTGTGGATGTCTGGATAAACAATGCAGGTGTCATGCCTCAAGCTCCCTTTATGGCTGCAAGCGTTCAAGAATGGGAGCAAGCAATTGATATCAATGTGAAGGGTGTCTTATACGGCATCACAGCTTCCCTTCCAGTCATGGCTCGCCAAAAAGCTGGTCAAATTATCAATATTGCCTCTGTGGAAGGCCATCATTCGCATGTTGGAGGAGGTGTCTATTCTGCCACTAAATATGCCGTTCGAGCAATTTCAGACTCGCTTCGTGAAGAAATGGCACAAATGGAGGGCAATCTACGCTGTACGGTGATTTCTCCAGGTGCTATTCAAACGGAATTGGTAGGAACTGTCGCAGATGAGAACATCAAGTCAGCTTATGAAGATTTTTACCGCTCACACGGCATTTCCGCAGAACGAGTGGCGTTAACGATCCAGCAAGCCATTGATTTACCGGAAGATACTGCTTGGAATGAAGTCGTCATGCGTCCGATAAAGCAAGTGCTGTAA
- a CDS encoding DUF1304 domain-containing protein yields the protein MKKIGNLTRFFSSLVVLEFLYIFYLETMMTASETASRVFAIPIEVLKTDTVQLLFQNQGVYNLMIAVVLVYTLVFSKNKVELLFVTLIYILVVALYGGWTSDISIFFKQGSVPLLATLSLVYDIAKNRKD from the coding sequence ATGAAAAAAATCGGAAACCTCACACGCTTTTTCAGTAGTCTGGTTGTCTTAGAATTTCTCTATATTTTTTATCTGGAGACCATGATGACTGCTTCAGAGACTGCTTCGCGCGTCTTTGCCATTCCTATTGAGGTGCTAAAGACGGATACGGTTCAATTACTCTTTCAAAATCAGGGTGTCTACAATCTGATGATTGCTGTCGTACTTGTTTACACCCTGGTTTTTAGTAAAAATAAGGTTGAACTGCTATTTGTAACGCTGATTTATATTTTAGTTGTGGCGCTTTATGGTGGCTGGACTAGCGATATCAGTATTTTCTTCAAACAAGGAAGTGTCCCTCTCTTAGCAACACTTAGTCTGGTCTATGATATTGCAAAAAATAGGAAGGATTGA
- a CDS encoding alpha/beta hydrolase, translating to MKWWKVIGLGGVFMLVLAYVGASFYFAKSIVRPTPMTLAEEEAWEKEHGLWNDFDQYEVEEYTVKGVDDYPLHATLVKAADPNSKKYVIITHGFRSNRNGAVKYVEVYRNLGYHCIIYDVRGHGKNAPATVTLGNVESKDLLYLIEDSYQRYGSDSYLGLQGESMGSSISLNALQYQPKVQFVVADCGFTNLYDLIAAGYQANHISFLMPGVSWMTKHIYGVDMKETSAIDAVANNQSIPITFIHGADDRFILPENSQQLAEKNPTLDTVKLVEGAAHAASREVLGVAGYQALVQQNPNVK from the coding sequence ATGAAGTGGTGGAAAGTTATTGGTCTAGGGGGTGTTTTCATGCTCGTGCTAGCCTATGTGGGGGCTTCCTTTTACTTTGCGAAAAGTATTGTAAGACCTACTCCGATGACCTTAGCTGAGGAAGAAGCATGGGAAAAAGAGCATGGCCTGTGGAATGATTTTGACCAGTATGAGGTAGAAGAGTACACCGTCAAGGGGGTGGATGATTATCCCTTGCATGCGACCTTGGTCAAGGCAGCGGATCCTAATAGTAAAAAGTATGTGATTATCACCCACGGCTTTCGTTCCAATCGAAATGGGGCCGTCAAGTATGTGGAAGTCTATCGTAATTTGGGCTATCACTGCATTATCTATGATGTTCGTGGCCATGGGAAAAACGCTCCAGCCACAGTGACATTGGGTAATGTCGAGTCAAAAGACCTTCTGTACTTGATTGAAGATAGTTACCAACGCTATGGTTCTGATAGTTACCTAGGACTTCAGGGGGAGTCAATGGGCAGCTCCATTTCGCTAAACGCCTTACAATACCAACCCAAGGTTCAATTTGTCGTAGCAGATTGTGGTTTTACCAATCTGTATGACTTAATTGCGGCTGGTTATCAGGCCAATCACATCAGTTTTCTAATGCCGGGAGTTAGTTGGATGACCAAACATATTTACGGTGTCGATATGAAAGAAACCAGTGCCATTGATGCAGTTGCAAACAATCAGAGCATTCCCATCACCTTTATCCATGGTGCAGATGATCGATTTATTTTACCTGAAAATAGTCAGCAATTGGCGGAGAAAAATCCAACTCTAGACACAGTCAAGTTGGTTGAGGGTGCAGCCCACGCAGCATCAAGAGAGGTCTTAGGCGTCGCAGGCTATCAGGCACTCGTCCAGCAAAATCCAAATGTAAAATAG
- a CDS encoding MarR family winged helix-turn-helix transcriptional regulator, protein MFEEWLAMHQKHEQIKMKLENFFLKQGVNLNTYTVCYILKDQPNLELRVTELSQKLGLSTSATSRLATKMEAETGFVRREICEEDNRALYIVLTAEGKQFLEEGELKVHELLAHQDL, encoded by the coding sequence ATGTTTGAAGAATGGTTAGCGATGCATCAAAAGCATGAACAAATAAAAATGAAGTTGGAGAACTTTTTTCTGAAACAAGGGGTGAACCTGAATACGTATACGGTTTGTTATATTTTAAAAGACCAACCGAATCTTGAATTACGGGTCACAGAGTTGAGTCAGAAGCTGGGGCTCAGTACTAGTGCAACTTCTCGCTTAGCAACCAAGATGGAAGCAGAGACAGGTTTTGTCCGCCGAGAGATTTGCGAGGAGGACAATCGTGCCCTCTATATCGTCCTAACCGCCGAAGGGAAACAGTTTTTGGAAGAGGGGGAGCTGAAAGTACACGAACTTTTAGCTCATCAAGATTTGTAG
- a CDS encoding SDR family oxidoreductase encodes MRVFVAGATGRVAEQLIKQLIERGHTVRAGARKTDKVIQLVGVEPVEMDLHSTPEELASIIQGSDVVYFTAGSRGKDLLQTDAFGAVKLMQAAEMTGVSRFIMLSSIFATEPEKWLDPHLAKITDYNIAKFFSDQWLMNQTRLDYTIVQPGNLVEATSGSGKIAVGVSHSQPNSIPNVAQVLAEVLAFPNTVGKIIQMSDGETPIREALENL; translated from the coding sequence ATGCGCGTATTTGTAGCAGGAGCAACTGGGCGAGTTGCAGAGCAGTTGATAAAGCAATTGATTGAAAGAGGGCACACAGTTCGTGCTGGTGCAAGAAAAACGGATAAGGTCATTCAGCTGGTAGGTGTTGAGCCTGTTGAAATGGATTTACATAGTACTCCAGAGGAACTAGCTTCTATCATTCAGGGGAGTGATGTTGTTTATTTTACAGCTGGTTCTCGTGGAAAAGATTTATTACAAACGGATGCTTTTGGAGCAGTTAAACTGATGCAAGCGGCCGAAATGACAGGTGTTTCCCGTTTTATCATGCTCAGCTCAATCTTTGCAACCGAACCTGAAAAATGGTTGGATCCTCATTTGGCCAAGATTACCGATTACAATATTGCTAAGTTTTTCTCAGACCAGTGGTTGATGAATCAGACGAGATTAGACTATACTATTGTTCAGCCTGGGAATTTGGTTGAAGCAACATCCGGTTCGGGGAAAATAGCTGTTGGGGTCTCTCATTCTCAACCAAATAGTATTCCAAATGTGGCACAGGTGCTGGCAGAAGTCTTAGCATTCCCAAATACAGTTGGTAAAATTATTCAAATGAGTGATGGAGAAACTCCAATCCGAGAAGCTTTGGAGAACCTATAG
- a CDS encoding nitroreductase, producing MEFSEVVRKRTSIRSFSKKEVADEQLREIIREAQRAPSWVNSQPWKVYIAKGKTLEKLKNSHLLSPQMGLSEQTDWPTLSRVNWDSRTQENMADWLAEVTTAKGGESFSPLQAFQFHAPVYVYLTIPKTTPIYSAFDLGAFAQTLMLSAQNKGIDSIVAYELIRFPSLIKQEMGIPDEENIAIGIALGYKDDHPLNQYVSSRVELDSILHIKK from the coding sequence GTGGAATTTTCAGAAGTTGTGAGAAAGAGGACGAGCATTCGTTCTTTCTCAAAGAAAGAAGTGGCAGATGAACAGCTACGCGAAATCATCCGAGAGGCGCAACGAGCTCCTTCTTGGGTCAATAGTCAACCTTGGAAAGTGTATATCGCCAAAGGAAAAACATTGGAAAAACTCAAGAATAGTCATCTCTTGTCCCCTCAAATGGGCTTATCTGAGCAGACAGATTGGCCGACGCTTAGTCGAGTGAATTGGGACAGTCGAACACAAGAAAATATGGCAGATTGGCTAGCGGAAGTGACCACTGCAAAAGGAGGAGAGAGCTTTTCTCCACTTCAGGCATTCCAGTTTCATGCACCGGTCTATGTCTATCTGACTATTCCTAAGACCACTCCTATCTATTCTGCTTTTGATTTAGGAGCCTTCGCTCAAACATTGATGTTGTCAGCGCAGAACAAGGGAATTGACTCGATTGTGGCCTATGAACTCATTCGTTTTCCTAGTCTTATCAAACAAGAAATGGGGATTCCAGATGAGGAAAATATAGCCATTGGGATTGCGTTAGGCTACAAAGATGACCATCCTTTGAATCAATATGTTAGCTCACGAGTAGAGCTTGACAGTATATTACACATAAAAAAATAG
- a CDS encoding nuclear transport factor 2 family protein, translating to MNQDILNQMKRYMNGVREADAEMMRPSFHSEATMYGFDEAENLVAEGSIDHLFTGIEQMSPIPNMVTEATILAETSNTASVKIELISESDGIHWTDFMNVIKIGDEWKIVSKIYHSK from the coding sequence ATGAATCAAGATATTTTAAACCAAATGAAACGTTATATGAATGGTGTGCGTGAGGCAGATGCTGAGATGATGAGACCATCTTTTCATAGCGAAGCAACGATGTATGGATTTGATGAGGCAGAAAATCTAGTAGCTGAAGGAAGTATCGACCATCTGTTTACAGGGATTGAACAAATGTCTCCAATCCCGAATATGGTGACAGAGGCAACGATTTTAGCTGAAACGAGCAATACAGCCAGCGTGAAAATTGAATTGATTTCTGAAAGTGATGGAATTCATTGGACAGATTTTATGAACGTTATTAAGATAGGAGATGAATGGAAGATTGTTTCCAAAATCTATCACAGCAAATAA
- a CDS encoding M24 family metallopeptidase: MTKINDILTQLRSTELDMAVFSDPVSIYYLTGFYSDPHERQMFLFISEESTPLLFVPALDAERARQSVAFPVVGYVDSENPWEKIKAALPAKNYKHVGLEFDNLILTKYQGLKTVFEQATFDNLTPIINRMRLIKSADEIQKMMIAGKWADKAVQLGFEAISLAQTETDIIAEIEFAMKREGVEMSFETMVLTGNNAANPHGIPGPHKVENNALLLFDLGIMANGYASDMTRTVAVGQPDQFKKDIYALTLEAQQAALDFIKPGVTAHEVDRAAREVIEKAGYGEYFNHRLGHGIGMDVHEFPSIMEGNDLVLEEGMCFSVEPGIYIPGKVGVRIEDCGVVTGNGFEVFTDTSKELLYFD, translated from the coding sequence ATGACTAAAATCAATGATATACTGACACAGTTACGCAGTACTGAATTAGACATGGCTGTCTTTTCAGATCCTGTTTCGATTTACTATCTGACTGGTTTTTACAGCGATCCGCATGAACGCCAGATGTTCCTCTTTATCAGCGAAGAAAGCACACCGCTCCTCTTTGTGCCAGCTTTGGATGCTGAACGCGCTCGTCAATCAGTTGCCTTTCCAGTTGTAGGCTATGTGGATTCTGAAAATCCTTGGGAAAAAATCAAAGCTGCTTTACCAGCCAAAAACTACAAGCACGTTGGACTTGAGTTTGACAATCTGATTCTGACCAAATATCAGGGCTTAAAAACTGTCTTTGAGCAAGCAACATTTGACAATCTTACTCCGATCATCAACCGCATGCGTTTAATCAAATCAGCAGATGAAATCCAAAAGATGATGATTGCAGGAAAATGGGCTGACAAGGCCGTTCAATTAGGTTTTGAGGCCATTTCACTCGCTCAAACAGAAACAGATATTATCGCTGAAATTGAATTTGCAATGAAACGCGAAGGAGTTGAAATGAGCTTTGAAACCATGGTCTTAACAGGTAACAATGCTGCGAATCCTCATGGTATCCCCGGCCCTCACAAGGTAGAAAATAACGCCCTCCTCCTCTTTGACCTAGGGATTATGGCAAATGGCTATGCAAGCGATATGACCAGAACCGTTGCCGTTGGCCAACCGGATCAGTTCAAAAAAGACATTTACGCTCTCACGCTTGAAGCCCAACAAGCAGCACTCGACTTTATCAAACCGGGTGTAACAGCCCATGAAGTAGACCGTGCAGCTCGTGAAGTAATTGAAAAAGCTGGCTACGGTGAGTATTTTAACCACCGCTTGGGACACGGAATCGGGATGGATGTCCACGAATTCCCGTCGATTATGGAAGGAAATGATCTCGTCCTCGAAGAAGGCATGTGCTTCTCTGTTGAACCAGGTATCTATATCCCTGGAAAAGTCGGCGTCCGCATTGAGGACTGTGGTGTCGTGACCGGAAACGGCTTTGAAGTCTTTACTGATACCAGCAAGGAACTCCTGTATTTTGACTAA
- a CDS encoding prepilin peptidase, giving the protein MIHIYFFLVGSIFASFLGVVVDRFPEQSICYPASHCDSCHKRLEARDLVPIFSQLINRFSCRFCGQTIPKWYAGFEFLSGLLFLAASYQLLSISEVSLILMSLTLSIYDSRHQEYPLLVWLFFQIPLFVTNSPNLCTGLFLAVALVSFFVPIGIGSGDFLFLASATAIFSLTEILLVLQIACLLGIASFIIQKKKGRLAFVPYLSIGVFVLLFIRHVWLLG; this is encoded by the coding sequence ATGATTCATATTTATTTCTTTCTGGTTGGCAGTATCTTTGCCTCTTTTCTAGGAGTGGTCGTTGATCGCTTTCCTGAACAATCCATTTGCTATCCTGCAAGCCACTGTGACAGCTGTCATAAACGCCTAGAAGCACGGGATTTAGTCCCCATTTTTTCTCAACTAATCAATCGCTTTTCCTGCCGTTTTTGTGGACAGACAATTCCAAAATGGTATGCTGGCTTTGAATTTTTAAGTGGTCTACTTTTTCTAGCTGCCTCCTACCAACTTTTATCCATTTCTGAAGTCAGCCTCATCCTAATGAGTTTGACCCTCAGTATCTACGATAGCAGGCACCAGGAATATCCTTTACTAGTTTGGCTTTTCTTTCAAATTCCTCTATTTGTAACCAACTCTCCCAATCTCTGCACAGGTTTGTTTTTAGCCGTCGCTCTAGTTTCTTTTTTTGTCCCAATAGGCATTGGGAGCGGGGATTTTCTCTTTTTAGCTTCTGCAACAGCTATTTTCTCCTTAACAGAGATTCTCTTGGTGCTACAAATTGCCTGTTTACTAGGGATTGCCAGCTTTATCATTCAAAAAAAGAAGGGCAGGCTCGCCTTTGTCCCCTACCTTTCAATCGGTGTCTTTGTCCTTCTCTTCATCCGGCATGTATGGCTACTGGGGTGA
- a CDS encoding Dps family protein: MKTTKQRPVADVATFSKAAAEKLPQTKAVLNQAVADLYTARIALHQVHWYMRGRGFLVWHPKMDEYMDSLNEHLDEISERLITLGGAPYSTLTEFIQHSKIEEEVGSFEHTMEENLTRVLSIFRYLVGLFQEGLDATDAEGDDVTNGIFSDAKAELDKHIWMIAAELGQAPGL; encoded by the coding sequence ATGAAAACAACTAAACAAAGACCAGTAGCAGATGTAGCAACTTTTTCAAAAGCAGCAGCTGAAAAATTACCGCAAACTAAGGCTGTTTTGAATCAAGCGGTGGCAGATCTTTATACAGCGCGCATCGCCCTTCACCAAGTTCACTGGTATATGCGCGGACGTGGTTTCCTTGTATGGCATCCCAAAATGGATGAGTACATGGACTCCTTGAATGAACATTTGGATGAAATCAGCGAACGTTTGATTACGCTTGGTGGAGCACCTTACTCAACTTTGACAGAATTTATTCAACATAGCAAGATTGAAGAAGAAGTGGGAAGTTTTGAGCACACGATGGAAGAAAATTTGACCCGCGTTCTTTCTATCTTCCGCTATCTTGTCGGTCTATTCCAAGAAGGCTTGGATGCGACTGATGCAGAGGGAGACGATGTGACCAATGGAATCTTTAGTGATGCCAAAGCTGAATTGGACAAACATATCTGGATGATTGCAGCTGAATTGGGACAAGCACCAGGCTTGTAA
- a CDS encoding ISL3 family transposase produces the protein MEQLNLITNFLKMKDKNITITNECDMGTHLELHGHLDYTAPKCPSCKGQMAKYDFQKASKIPYLETAGYPLLIRLRKRRFKCKECGKMAVAETPIVKKNHQISVAVNQKITQLLIENQAMTHIAHRLSISTSTVIRKLNEFKFETDWDKLPEVMSWDEYAFKKGKMSFIAQDFDTNNIIAILDGRTQATIRNHFLRYPRQVRNRVKFITMDMFSPYYQLAKQLFPHAKIVLDRFHVVQHLSRAMNRVRTQIMNAFDRKSHEYKTLKRYWKLVQQDSRKLSDKRFYRPTFRMHLTNQEIVAKLLGYSQELREHYELYQLLLFHFQEKQADQFFGLIQDARQTVNPIFQTVFNTFLKDKDKILNAMELPYSNAKLEATNNLIKVIKRNAFGFRNFENFKKRILIAINIKKEKTNLVLSRC, from the coding sequence ATGGAACAACTAAATCTTATCACAAATTTTCTCAAAATGAAAGACAAAAATATCACGATCACTAATGAATGCGACATGGGAACACACTTAGAACTCCACGGTCACTTGGATTACACAGCCCCTAAATGCCCTTCCTGCAAGGGACAAATGGCTAAGTACGACTTCCAGAAAGCCTCTAAAATCCCCTACTTAGAAACTGCTGGCTACCCGCTACTTATCCGCCTTCGAAAGCGTCGTTTCAAGTGCAAGGAATGTGGGAAAATGGCGGTCGCTGAAACTCCTATTGTTAAGAAGAACCATCAAATCTCTGTCGCTGTCAACCAGAAAATCACACAATTACTCATCGAAAATCAAGCAATGACACATATCGCACACAGACTTTCCATTTCAACATCTACAGTTATTCGAAAACTCAATGAGTTTAAGTTTGAAACGGATTGGGATAAGCTTCCAGAAGTCATGTCCTGGGATGAGTATGCCTTCAAGAAAGGGAAAATGAGCTTTATCGCTCAAGATTTTGACACAAATAACATCATCGCTATCCTTGATGGAAGAACGCAAGCTACCATCCGAAATCACTTCCTACGATACCCTAGACAGGTCAGAAACCGCGTTAAATTCATCACTATGGACATGTTTAGCCCTTACTATCAACTAGCCAAACAACTTTTTCCTCATGCTAAAATCGTGCTTGATCGTTTCCACGTTGTGCAACATCTCAGCCGTGCTATGAACCGTGTCCGTACCCAAATCATGAATGCTTTTGACCGCAAATCGCATGAATACAAGACGCTCAAACGCTACTGGAAACTGGTACAACAAGATAGCCGTAAACTCAGTGACAAGCGGTTCTATCGCCCTACTTTTCGCATGCACTTAACCAACCAGGAGATTGTCGCTAAACTGCTCGGCTATTCTCAAGAACTGAGAGAACACTACGAGCTCTATCAACTACTGCTTTTTCACTTCCAGGAGAAGCAAGCTGACCAGTTTTTTGGACTTATCCAAGACGCTAGGCAGACTGTCAACCCGATTTTCCAGACCGTATTTAATACCTTTTTGAAGGACAAGGATAAGATTCTCAACGCCATGGAATTGCCTTACTCAAATGCCAAACTTGAGGCGACGAATAATCTCATCAAAGTCATCAAGCGTAATGCCTTTGGATTTCGGAACTTTGAAAACTTCAAAAAGCGGATTTTGATTGCCATCAACATCAAAAAAGAGAAGACCAATTTGGTCCTCTCTAGGTGTTAG
- a CDS encoding YqgQ family protein — MKTLYDVQQFLKGFGLIIYMGKRLYDIEMMKIELERIYDVGLIDKLTYIEAELVLRREHRLELEYEEKKGVKQT, encoded by the coding sequence ATGAAAACACTCTACGATGTGCAACAATTTCTAAAGGGATTTGGCTTGATTATTTATATGGGCAAACGCCTGTATGATATTGAAATGATGAAGATTGAGTTGGAACGGATCTATGATGTGGGATTGATAGACAAGCTGACCTATATCGAAGCCGAATTGGTCTTACGCAGAGAGCACCGCCTAGAGTTGGAGTATGAGGAGAAAAAAGGAGTTAAACAGACATGA
- a CDS encoding rhodanese-like domain-containing protein has product MMWIFWLILLGIAGWMTLNYFRVRKAAQIVGNETFASLIRTGQLVDVRDAAEFQAKHILGARNIPSSQLKLSMSALRKDRPVLLYENSRGQRVMNAALALKKAGYQEIYILSYGLDSWDGKVKKG; this is encoded by the coding sequence ATGATGTGGATTTTTTGGTTGATACTGTTAGGTATTGCTGGTTGGATGACTTTGAACTATTTTCGAGTGAGAAAAGCTGCTCAGATTGTGGGGAATGAAACATTTGCAAGTCTTATTCGGACAGGGCAGTTGGTGGATGTTCGAGATGCAGCAGAGTTTCAGGCCAAACACATTTTAGGAGCTCGCAATATTCCCTCTTCTCAGCTTAAATTGAGCATGAGTGCACTACGCAAGGATAGACCAGTCCTTTTGTATGAAAATAGCCGTGGCCAACGCGTTATGAATGCAGCCCTTGCTTTGAAAAAGGCTGGTTACCAAGAAATTTATATCCTTTCTTATGGCTTAGACAGCTGGGATGGGAAAGTGAAAAAAGGCTAG
- a CDS encoding helix-turn-helix domain-containing protein — protein sequence MNKKTFGQIIRELRWKKGMTKRDICGDEKELSIRQLTRLERGQSKPTLTKIRYLAEQLKVSSYLLMEDYQELPQDYLNLKYRVLRMAGFGDEKYLQLKDSYLEKIYECYLVTPFDSMREELFNSHIWSRFLYVYIGKYDYLATGCGNSWACCFTMSF from the coding sequence ATGAATAAGAAAACATTTGGACAGATTATTCGAGAACTGCGTTGGAAGAAAGGGATGACCAAAAGGGATATCTGTGGAGATGAAAAGGAGCTGTCTATCCGTCAGCTTACACGTCTCGAAAGAGGTCAGTCAAAGCCTACTCTTACGAAAATCCGCTATTTAGCAGAGCAACTAAAGGTTTCCAGCTACTTGCTGATGGAGGACTATCAGGAGCTCCCACAAGACTATCTGAACCTTAAATATCGAGTACTGCGGATGGCAGGCTTTGGGGACGAAAAGTATCTTCAGTTAAAAGATAGCTATTTAGAGAAAATCTATGAATGTTACCTCGTCACGCCCTTTGACAGCATGCGAGAAGAATTGTTTAACAGCCATATTTGGAGCAGGTTTCTCTATGTTTACATTGGAAAATACGATTACTTGGCAACAGGTTGTGGGAACAGTTGGGCCTGCTGCTTTACAATGTCTTTTTAG